In Aggregatibacter sp. 2125159857, one DNA window encodes the following:
- the nrfD gene encoding cytochrome c nitrite reductase subunit NrfD, protein MTLDYPVPFHTPNLVWDSTIAIYLFLLGISSGAVQLAIAYKRSNKLENPNKNWIIRAAAVLGSVPTLIGLTLLIFHLARPWTFWKLMFNYQFNSVMSMGVMLFQVYMLFLVCWCVVIFKEDIMALIQRFMPKLRFIGNIINVLERVTSPVEVILFILAAVLGAYTGFLLSALISYPMLNNPVLPALFLASGTSSGIAATFLFILIAGKLKGDSHESHFIHKFEVPIMVTELGLLICFFVGLHFGGGQKVVALHNALSGFWGAVFWIGVFFIGILIPLIANMFVSDRLKFNKNFIILVSIFDLIGVLCLRYFILYAGQLTTA, encoded by the coding sequence ATGACATTAGATTATCCTGTTCCGTTTCACACACCTAACTTGGTGTGGGATTCAACAATCGCTATCTACTTGTTCTTACTTGGTATTTCTTCCGGTGCGGTACAATTAGCGATTGCGTATAAACGTAGTAACAAACTTGAAAATCCAAACAAAAACTGGATTATTCGTGCCGCTGCCGTATTGGGGAGTGTGCCGACATTAATCGGTTTAACCTTGTTGATTTTCCACTTGGCGCGTCCTTGGACATTCTGGAAATTGATGTTTAACTATCAATTTAACTCCGTGATGTCTATGGGGGTTATGTTATTCCAAGTGTATATGCTGTTTTTGGTTTGTTGGTGTGTCGTTATCTTCAAAGAAGATATTATGGCATTGATCCAACGTTTTATGCCAAAACTCCGTTTTATCGGTAACATTATCAATGTATTAGAACGCGTAACCTCCCCTGTTGAAGTTATTCTCTTCATCTTAGCCGCAGTGCTAGGGGCTTATACCGGCTTCTTACTTTCTGCGTTGATTAGCTATCCGATGTTAAATAACCCTGTTCTACCAGCGTTATTCTTGGCTTCTGGTACCTCTTCCGGTATCGCTGCGACCTTCTTATTTATCCTGATTGCTGGTAAATTAAAAGGCGATTCCCACGAATCACACTTCATTCATAAATTTGAAGTGCCGATTATGGTAACCGAGCTCGGTCTATTAATCTGTTTCTTCGTGGGATTACACTTCGGTGGCGGACAAAAAGTGGTGGCATTACATAATGCATTATCCGGCTTCTGGGGCGCAGTCTTCTGGATTGGGGTATTCTTTATCGGTATCTTAATTCCGTTGATTGCCAATATGTTTGTTAGCGATCGTTTGAAATTCAACAAGAATTTTATCATCCTTGTGTCGATTTTCGACTTGATTGGGGTGTTATGCTTGCGTTACTTTATTCTGTACGCAGGACAGCTTACAACCGCATGA
- a CDS encoding DsbE family thiol:disulfide interchange protein, with the protein MNKKLYLPLIIFLALVAAFLVQLQRNAQGDDPKALESALVGKPVPAKTLQDLFAADKSYDESLFKQGKPLLLNVWATWCPTCYAEHQYLNQLAKQGVPIIGLDYKDSSAKAIKWLNDLGNPYQVVLKDEKGSFALDLGVYGAPETFIVDGNGVIHYRYAGDVNEKVWQETLLPIYQKLGGGKE; encoded by the coding sequence ATGAATAAGAAATTATATTTACCTTTAATTATTTTTCTTGCTTTGGTGGCGGCGTTTTTGGTGCAACTGCAACGCAATGCACAAGGGGATGATCCGAAAGCCTTAGAGTCAGCGTTAGTCGGGAAACCGGTGCCGGCAAAAACCTTGCAGGATTTATTTGCCGCAGATAAAAGCTATGACGAATCGCTGTTCAAACAAGGCAAACCGCTTTTGTTAAATGTGTGGGCAACGTGGTGTCCGACCTGTTATGCCGAGCATCAGTACTTGAATCAGCTCGCAAAACAGGGGGTGCCGATTATCGGTCTCGATTATAAAGACAGCAGTGCGAAAGCAATAAAATGGCTCAATGATTTAGGCAATCCGTATCAAGTGGTATTGAAAGATGAAAAAGGATCTTTCGCCTTAGATCTCGGCGTGTACGGTGCACCGGAAACCTTCATTGTAGATGGCAATGGCGTGATTCATTATCGCTATGCCGGTGATGTGAATGAAAAAGTTTGGCAGGAAACGTTACTGCCGATTTATCAAAAATTAGGCGGAGGGAAGGAGTGA
- the nrfC gene encoding cytochrome c nitrite reductase Fe-S protein — MTTCSRRNFVSGMGALILMTGTSVTSLAKEEKADKPKRYAMVHDETACIGCTACMDACRETNHVPEGVSRLEILRSEPYGEFPNQEYEFFRQSCQHCTNAPCVAVCPTGASFIDPETGIVDVNKDLCVGCQYCIAVCPYRVRFIHPVHRTADKCNFCRDTNLAAGKQPACVEACPTKALTFGDMNDPTSAVARKVKQSPVYRTKVELGTQPNLYHIPFQHGEPRR, encoded by the coding sequence ATGACAACTTGCTCACGCCGAAACTTTGTTTCCGGCATGGGGGCGTTGATCCTTATGACGGGAACATCAGTGACCTCTTTAGCGAAAGAGGAAAAGGCGGATAAACCGAAACGCTACGCGATGGTGCACGATGAAACCGCGTGTATTGGCTGTACTGCGTGTATGGATGCTTGTCGTGAAACTAACCACGTGCCTGAAGGCGTTTCACGTTTGGAAATCCTACGTAGCGAACCTTATGGGGAATTCCCGAATCAAGAGTACGAGTTTTTCCGTCAATCTTGCCAACATTGTACGAATGCACCTTGTGTGGCAGTTTGTCCAACCGGGGCATCATTCATCGATCCTGAAACCGGTATCGTGGATGTGAATAAAGATCTTTGCGTCGGTTGCCAATATTGCATTGCCGTCTGTCCATATCGCGTACGTTTCATTCATCCGGTACACCGTACTGCAGATAAATGTAACTTCTGTCGTGATACAAACTTAGCAGCTGGTAAACAACCGGCTTGTGTAGAAGCCTGTCCAACCAAAGCATTAACCTTTGGTGATATGAATGATCCGACAAGCGCAGTGGCACGCAAGGTAAAACAAAGTCCTGTTTACCGCACGAAAGTGGAATTAGGTACACAACCGAATCTTTACCATATTCCATTCCAACACGGAGAACCAAGAAGATGA
- the nrfB gene encoding cytochrome c nitrite reductase pentaheme subunit, which produces MNLTSLLRKPAKALALLAVLVAAPMLVQAEGQPSAADKFTYEPQLDNQRDPNQYCAKCHKFDKVDKNQTLDQSGGELHFGKFHGAHLNQKNPNNGKPINCVNCHGNISEDHRRGAKDVMRFDGDIFGEKKPMYSAQEQNQVCFSCHQPDKLREKLWAHDVHAMKLPCASCHTLHPKDDAMKGIQPKNRVKLCVDCHGEQQKRKAQKEQTQSTEQKDKQ; this is translated from the coding sequence ATGAATTTAACGTCTCTACTCCGCAAACCGGCAAAAGCCCTTGCATTGCTTGCAGTATTGGTCGCCGCACCAATGCTTGTACAAGCAGAAGGTCAGCCGTCTGCAGCGGACAAGTTTACTTACGAACCGCAATTGGATAATCAACGCGATCCAAACCAATATTGTGCTAAATGCCATAAATTCGACAAAGTCGATAAAAATCAAACCTTGGATCAATCCGGTGGTGAATTACACTTCGGTAAGTTTCATGGTGCGCACTTAAATCAGAAAAATCCGAATAACGGTAAACCGATTAATTGTGTGAACTGTCATGGCAATATTTCTGAAGATCACCGTCGTGGTGCAAAAGACGTGATGCGTTTTGACGGCGATATTTTCGGTGAGAAAAAACCGATGTATAGCGCACAAGAACAAAACCAAGTCTGTTTCTCTTGTCACCAACCGGATAAACTTCGTGAAAAACTTTGGGCGCATGATGTTCATGCAATGAAATTGCCTTGTGCAAGTTGTCACACATTACACCCGAAAGATGATGCGATGAAAGGTATTCAACCAAAAAATCGTGTGAAACTTTGTGTGGATTGCCACGGTGAACAACAAAAACGTAAAGCGCAAAAAGAACAAACTCAATCAACCGAACAAAAGGATAAACAATGA
- the ccmD gene encoding heme exporter protein CcmD, giving the protein MFFQSWSDLLNMGGYGFYVWLSYGLSVLLIMALVIQSLMGKSAVLKSVKYEQQREARLQKMQQKGETL; this is encoded by the coding sequence ATGTTCTTTCAAAGTTGGAGTGATTTACTTAACATGGGCGGCTACGGATTTTATGTTTGGCTGTCTTATGGATTGAGTGTGTTGCTGATTATGGCATTAGTGATTCAAAGCCTAATGGGGAAAAGTGCGGTGTTAAAATCCGTTAAATATGAACAACAACGTGAAGCACGCTTACAAAAAATGCAGCAAAAAGGAGAAACGTTATGA
- the ccmI gene encoding c-type cytochrome biogenesis protein CcmI, whose amino-acid sequence MTLWLSILALTLIAALVCFFPLLKKSIQKPSVQRDTLNKAFYFERLKEIERDEKQGLLENTEQLKVELQQALLEDIPQHASNKLEEGKNYGKLWFISGVLALGIIAVSAYFSVGAWQTEIMLEKSVEKLPHFFERMKTEETNPLSESEMQQFATALRLDLQKDPTNAKNWWLLGQIGLNLDKPQMSLESFARANKLDPKNNLYKLAYARILMFSEDPTDKLKGNNLLREVIREDHTNIDALSLLAFSYFETEDYKMAIVTWAMMLKLLPKDDQRVSVIERSIRSARDALDAQEQEKHQQMMPVQTPTETPKN is encoded by the coding sequence ATGACGTTATGGTTAAGCATTCTTGCACTAACGCTGATCGCTGCCTTGGTTTGTTTCTTTCCACTCTTGAAAAAAAGCATACAAAAACCATCAGTACAACGCGATACGTTAAATAAAGCCTTTTATTTTGAACGTTTAAAAGAAATTGAACGTGATGAAAAACAAGGGCTATTGGAAAATACCGAACAGCTTAAAGTGGAATTGCAACAAGCTTTATTAGAAGATATTCCGCAACACGCCTCTAATAAACTAGAGGAGGGCAAAAATTACGGTAAATTGTGGTTTATTTCTGGTGTCTTAGCCTTGGGTATTATTGCGGTTTCCGCCTATTTCTCAGTGGGAGCTTGGCAGACAGAAATTATGTTAGAGAAATCTGTTGAAAAGTTACCGCACTTTTTTGAACGAATGAAAACGGAAGAAACGAACCCATTAAGTGAAAGTGAAATGCAACAGTTTGCCACGGCATTACGTTTGGATTTACAAAAAGATCCGACGAATGCAAAAAACTGGTGGCTACTCGGACAAATTGGTTTAAATTTGGATAAACCGCAAATGTCCTTAGAGAGTTTTGCACGTGCCAATAAATTAGATCCGAAAAATAATTTGTATAAGCTGGCTTATGCACGTATTTTAATGTTCTCTGAAGATCCGACAGATAAATTAAAAGGAAACAATTTACTGCGTGAAGTGATTCGTGAAGATCATACGAACATCGATGCGTTAAGTTTATTGGCGTTCAGTTATTTTGAAACGGAAGATTATAAAATGGCGATTGTGACTTGGGCGATGATGTTAAAATTGTTGCCAAAAGACGATCAGCGTGTTTCCGTTATTGAACGTAGTATTCGTTCTGCGCGTGATGCGCTAGATGCGCAAGAGCAGGAAAAACATCAACAAATGATGCCGGTACAAACGCCGACAGAAACACCGAAAAATTGA
- the ccmE gene encoding cytochrome c maturation protein CcmE, with protein sequence MNPRRKSRLSILILVLAGVAVATTLVLYALRQNIDLFYTPSEVIYGKNDDADLKPEVGQRIRVGGMVVAGTVERDPKSLKVRFDLNDIGPSISVEYEGILPDLFREGQGIVAQGILKEPTLLVASEVLAKHDENYVPPDLEKQMQKVHKPMGISDLKGESERDRQAKGQEGR encoded by the coding sequence ATGAATCCAAGACGTAAATCCCGCTTGTCTATTCTGATTTTAGTGTTAGCAGGTGTGGCGGTTGCAACAACATTAGTGTTATATGCCTTGCGCCAAAATATCGACCTATTCTATACACCGTCAGAAGTCATTTACGGTAAAAATGATGATGCCGATTTAAAACCGGAAGTAGGGCAGCGTATTCGTGTCGGTGGCATGGTTGTTGCCGGTACGGTAGAACGTGATCCGAAAAGTTTAAAAGTGCGGTTTGATTTAAATGATATTGGCCCATCTATCAGCGTTGAATACGAAGGAATTCTTCCCGATTTATTCCGTGAAGGGCAGGGCATTGTGGCGCAAGGTATCTTAAAAGAACCAACCTTATTGGTTGCCAGCGAAGTATTAGCGAAACATGATGAAAACTATGTGCCGCCAGATTTAGAAAAACAAATGCAAAAAGTCCATAAACCCATGGGGATTTCTGATCTGAAAGGCGAGAGTGAACGTGATCGTCAAGCGAAAGGACAAGAAGGTCGGTAA
- a CDS encoding heme lyase CcmF/NrfE family subunit translates to MIAELGNYALALSLAIAVLLAIFPLWGAEKGNVQFMALARPMTYGLFLILSVSFGALFYVFAINDFSVQYVVNNSNTTLPIYYRLSAVWGSHEGSLLLWIWLLSLWSAAVALFSKRLPQEAVARVLGIMGIISIGFLLFVLFTSNPFTRTFPDFPVDGKELNPLLQDIGLIFHPPLLYMGYVGFSVAFAFSIASLMTGKLDTAWARWSRPWTMAAWVFLTLGIVLGSWWAYYELGWGGWWFWDPVENASFMPWLAGTALLHSLAVTEKRGSFKAWTVLLAILAFSLCLLGTFLVRSGILVSVHAFASDPTRGLYVLAYLIVVIGGSLTLYAYKGSQIRSRDNAERYSRESLLLLNNILLMTALCVVLLGTLLPLVHKQLGLGSISIGAPFFDQMFLIIMTPFALLLGIGPLVKWRRDQFSAIRTPVIASVIIMLIAGFALPYLLQDKLTVSAVLGTMMTVIIVLLSLYEMHQRATYRDTFWHGITKLSRSHWGMILAHLGVAMTVWGIAFSQNYSIERDVRMNVGDTVQIAGYDFTFKGISDANGPNYVGGKAQIDISRDGKHETTLYAEKRLYTVSKMPMTEAAIDWGFSRDLYAALGEKLDNNAWALRLYYKPFIRWIWLGGLFMALGGVLCMFDRRYRFSQILAKDNVQ, encoded by the coding sequence ATGATTGCAGAATTAGGAAATTATGCGCTTGCGTTGAGTTTAGCCATCGCGGTGTTGTTAGCGATTTTTCCGTTATGGGGCGCTGAAAAAGGCAATGTGCAGTTTATGGCATTGGCTCGTCCGATGACGTACGGTTTATTTCTCATCTTAAGCGTGTCTTTTGGTGCGCTATTTTATGTGTTCGCCATCAATGATTTCAGCGTGCAATATGTCGTTAACAACTCGAATACGACATTGCCGATTTATTACCGTTTATCCGCGGTATGGGGATCGCATGAAGGTTCCTTGCTGTTGTGGATTTGGTTGTTATCTTTGTGGAGTGCCGCGGTTGCCTTGTTTAGTAAACGTTTACCGCAAGAGGCAGTTGCCCGTGTACTGGGCATCATGGGGATTATCAGTATTGGCTTCCTGCTTTTTGTATTATTTACCTCCAATCCGTTTACCCGTACATTCCCTGACTTTCCGGTGGACGGCAAAGAGTTAAATCCATTATTACAAGATATCGGTTTAATTTTCCACCCACCATTATTATACATGGGCTATGTTGGATTTTCCGTGGCATTTGCTTTCTCCATTGCCTCTTTAATGACCGGTAAATTAGATACGGCATGGGCACGGTGGTCTCGTCCTTGGACGATGGCAGCTTGGGTATTCTTGACACTTGGTATTGTGCTTGGTTCTTGGTGGGCGTATTACGAATTAGGCTGGGGCGGCTGGTGGTTCTGGGACCCGGTAGAAAATGCCTCTTTCATGCCGTGGTTAGCGGGTACAGCACTCTTGCATTCTTTGGCGGTTACGGAAAAGCGCGGATCCTTTAAAGCATGGACGGTATTGCTGGCGATTTTAGCCTTCTCTTTATGTTTGCTTGGCACGTTCTTGGTGCGTTCCGGCATTTTGGTCTCTGTTCACGCCTTTGCCTCTGATCCGACGCGTGGGTTATATGTGTTGGCCTATTTAATCGTGGTGATTGGTGGCTCACTGACCTTGTATGCTTACAAAGGAAGTCAAATTCGTTCACGTGACAATGCAGAGCGTTACTCTCGTGAAAGCTTGTTGTTGTTAAATAATATTTTATTAATGACCGCACTTTGTGTCGTGTTGTTGGGCACTTTGTTGCCACTTGTACACAAACAATTAGGCTTAGGGTCAATTTCTATTGGTGCGCCGTTCTTTGATCAAATGTTCCTGATTATTATGACGCCATTTGCCTTGCTACTCGGCATTGGGCCTTTGGTGAAATGGCGCCGCGACCAATTCTCCGCCATTCGCACGCCGGTGATTGCCAGTGTGATTATCATGCTTATTGCCGGGTTTGCCTTGCCGTATTTATTACAAGATAAGCTTACGGTCAGCGCTGTGCTCGGCACCATGATGACAGTCATTATCGTGCTGCTAAGTCTCTATGAAATGCATCAACGGGCAACGTATCGTGACACTTTCTGGCATGGTATTACCAAGTTATCTCGCTCGCACTGGGGCATGATTTTGGCACACTTGGGTGTCGCCATGACGGTTTGGGGGATTGCGTTTAGCCAAAATTACAGCATTGAACGTGATGTTCGTATGAATGTCGGTGATACGGTACAAATCGCCGGTTACGATTTCACTTTTAAAGGGATCAGCGATGCTAATGGCCCAAACTATGTGGGCGGAAAAGCACAAATTGATATTAGCCGTGATGGAAAACACGAAACCACACTTTATGCGGAAAAACGGCTTTATACGGTCAGTAAAATGCCGATGACCGAAGCGGCGATCGATTGGGGCTTTAGTCGCGATTTATATGCTGCGTTAGGTGAAAAATTAGACAATAATGCTTGGGCGCTACGTTTATATTACAAACCGTTTATTCGCTGGATTTGGCTCGGCGGATTGTTTATGGCGCTGGGTGGTGTATTGTGTATGTTCGACCGTCGCTATCGGTTTAGTCAGATTTTAGCTAAAGACAATGTGCAATAA
- the nrfA gene encoding ammonia-forming nitrite reductase cytochrome c552 subunit, protein MNALRKSLLVAASFAAFGVCNSAMAELVYKPVEQPVEAPNPNLKIEAVNEKFAEKYPSQFNSWKATEKGDKIIYANEQDPRLIVLWGGYSFAKEYNAPRGHVYAVEDVRNILRTGAPKNANDGPQPMACWTCKGPDVPRLIAEWGEDGYFGAKWAKGGPEVVNSIGCADCHDTTSKDFAEGKPALRIARPHVLRALDHLNNALQAKAKAEGKEQANLSFNTAARTEKRAEICANCHVEYYFAGDLKQVTFPWDNGQTVDDIEKYYDDIGFSDWTHSLSKAPMLKAQHPDFEIWSLGMHGKNGVTCIDCHMPKVQGKDGKVYTDHQIQNPFDAFDTTCANCHDQSKEKLKDIVASRKKEVKDVMGRLEDQVVRAHFEAKAAWDAGATKEEMEPALMDIRHAQWRWDYAAASHGGHMHAPDVMLRVLGSGIDKAADARAKLAAILTKHGVKTPVEVPDISTADKAWKVMGIDIEKERKAKKEFLETVVPQWVKEAKANGKLAEDSATKQ, encoded by the coding sequence GTGAACGCATTGAGAAAAAGCTTACTCGTAGCAGCTTCTTTCGCAGCTTTCGGTGTATGTAATTCGGCGATGGCGGAATTGGTGTATAAACCGGTTGAGCAGCCGGTTGAAGCGCCTAACCCAAATCTAAAAATTGAAGCGGTGAATGAAAAATTTGCTGAGAAATATCCTAGCCAATTCAATTCGTGGAAAGCGACTGAAAAAGGCGACAAAATCATCTATGCTAATGAACAAGATCCTCGTTTAATCGTGTTATGGGGGGGCTATTCTTTCGCAAAAGAATATAACGCACCTCGTGGTCACGTTTATGCAGTAGAAGATGTACGTAATATTTTACGTACTGGTGCGCCCAAAAATGCAAATGATGGCCCACAACCAATGGCATGTTGGACTTGTAAAGGTCCAGACGTTCCTCGTTTAATTGCAGAATGGGGTGAAGATGGTTACTTTGGTGCAAAATGGGCTAAAGGTGGACCTGAAGTGGTCAACTCAATCGGTTGTGCAGACTGTCACGATACTACATCAAAAGACTTTGCCGAAGGCAAACCAGCATTACGTATTGCTCGTCCACACGTTCTTCGTGCATTAGATCACTTAAATAATGCACTTCAAGCAAAAGCAAAAGCTGAAGGTAAAGAACAAGCTAACTTAAGCTTTAACACAGCTGCTCGCACTGAAAAACGTGCTGAAATCTGTGCAAACTGTCATGTTGAATACTACTTCGCGGGCGACTTAAAACAAGTAACCTTCCCTTGGGATAACGGTCAAACTGTTGATGACATCGAAAAATACTATGATGATATCGGCTTCAGTGACTGGACTCACTCTCTTTCTAAAGCACCAATGTTAAAAGCGCAACACCCTGACTTTGAAATTTGGTCTTTAGGTATGCACGGTAAAAACGGCGTAACTTGTATCGACTGTCACATGCCTAAAGTACAAGGTAAAGACGGTAAAGTTTACACCGACCACCAAATCCAAAACCCATTCGATGCATTTGATACCACATGTGCAAACTGTCACGATCAAAGCAAAGAAAAACTTAAAGACATCGTTGCTTCACGTAAAAAAGAAGTGAAAGATGTAATGGGTCGTTTAGAAGATCAAGTTGTTCGTGCTCACTTTGAAGCGAAAGCGGCATGGGATGCTGGTGCAACTAAAGAAGAAATGGAACCTGCTTTAATGGATATCCGTCACGCTCAATGGCGTTGGGACTACGCAGCAGCAAGTCACGGTGGTCACATGCACGCACCTGATGTAATGCTTCGCGTATTAGGTTCTGGTATCGATAAAGCAGCGGATGCACGTGCTAAACTTGCAGCAATCTTAACTAAACATGGCGTGAAAACTCCGGTTGAAGTACCAGATATTTCTACAGCTGATAAAGCATGGAAAGTAATGGGTATTGATATCGAGAAAGAACGTAAAGCGAAAAAAGAATTCTTAGAAACTGTTGTACCTCAATGGGTCAAAGAAGCTAAAGCCAATGGCAAATTAGCTGAAGATTCCGCAACAAAACAATAG
- a CDS encoding heme ABC transporter permease, which yields MWKWLHPYAKPETQYHLCGKFSPFFAILTALLLTVGIVWGVAFAPADYQQGNSFRIMYVHVPMAIWSMGVYGSMAVAALVALVWQIKQAQLAMIAMAPIGALFTLLALITGAIWGKPMWGTWWVWDARLTAELILFFLYLGVLAIYSAFQDRNVGAKAASVLCVVGVVNLPIIHFSVEWWNTLHQGASITKLERPSIATPMLIPLILCIFGFLTLSIWLTLVRYRTELLKEDSKRPWVKALAEKS from the coding sequence ATGTGGAAATGGTTACATCCTTATGCAAAACCGGAAACACAATATCATTTATGTGGCAAATTTAGCCCTTTCTTTGCGATTTTAACCGCACTTTTATTAACGGTTGGCATTGTTTGGGGGGTTGCATTTGCGCCGGCGGATTATCAACAAGGCAATAGCTTCCGTATTATGTACGTGCATGTACCGATGGCCATTTGGTCTATGGGCGTTTATGGCTCTATGGCGGTGGCGGCATTAGTGGCATTAGTATGGCAGATTAAACAAGCGCAGTTAGCCATGATTGCGATGGCACCGATTGGCGCATTATTTACCCTTTTAGCCTTGATTACCGGTGCAATCTGGGGAAAACCCATGTGGGGAACTTGGTGGGTCTGGGATGCGCGCTTAACTGCCGAATTGATTTTATTTTTCTTATACTTAGGCGTATTAGCGATTTATTCTGCTTTTCAAGATCGTAATGTGGGGGCAAAAGCAGCGAGCGTGTTATGTGTCGTGGGTGTCGTGAATTTGCCAATTATCCATTTCTCGGTGGAATGGTGGAATACCCTGCATCAAGGCGCAAGTATTACGAAATTGGAACGTCCGTCTATTGCAACACCGATGTTGATTCCGCTGATTTTATGTATCTTTGGTTTTCTAACGTTATCTATTTGGCTAACTTTAGTGCGTTATCGTACGGAGCTGTTAAAAGAGGATAGCAAACGTCCTTGGGTTAAGGCATTGGCAGAAAAGAGTTAA
- a CDS encoding cytochrome c-type biogenesis protein produces the protein MRKTLLFSTALFFSVTAFGAIDALNFSSSQQEDDYHSLTQELRCPQCQNNNIADSNATIAVDMRGKVFELLQEGKSREEVVKYMVDRYGNFVTYDPPLTPATVVLWGAPIILILFGVLFVFRRKQSQTLSVATKCETATTTALSEEEQQRLNELLNKENNK, from the coding sequence ATGAGAAAAACACTTTTATTTTCTACCGCACTTTTCTTTAGTGTAACGGCATTTGGTGCCATCGATGCACTGAATTTCAGTTCGTCACAGCAAGAAGATGACTATCATTCTTTAACCCAAGAATTGCGTTGTCCACAATGTCAAAATAATAATATTGCCGATTCTAATGCGACTATTGCAGTTGATATGCGTGGTAAAGTTTTTGAGTTGTTACAAGAAGGCAAATCCAGAGAAGAGGTGGTGAAGTACATGGTGGATCGCTACGGTAATTTTGTGACTTATGATCCGCCACTTACGCCGGCAACCGTGGTTCTTTGGGGAGCACCGATTATCTTAATTTTGTTTGGCGTATTGTTTGTTTTTCGTCGTAAACAGTCACAAACGCTTTCCGTGGCAACAAAATGCGAGACTGCCACGACAACCGCTTTAAGTGAAGAGGAGCAACAGCGCTTAAATGAGCTATTAAACAAGGAGAATAACAAATGA